Part of the Oscillatoria salina IIICB1 genome, CTGGGGGAGAGGTTCTTAGATAATCGAAGGGGAGCCGAGAATAAAGAAGATATACATACAATTGTTTGGCTTTTTCCCGCGCAAAAAGATGACCGGGAAATGTTCGCGCAAGTGGGCAAATTTTACCCAAATTTTATGCAGTTGTGCTATTTTAGGAATAAAATTCTTTGGGTTTATAGCCAAAGTCGCGCACTTAAAAAAGATTTGAAACAACTTAGCGATCGCGTCCAAAAAACCGTCGATAATTTAGGCTCCCGCGTTCTCCAATCTCCCCTCAATCTTGAAGATTTACAACAAGATTTAACTAGCACCTTGACAATTTTCTCGATTTATGCAACGCGATTAAGCTATCTCGAAGAATATCGCTATACAATCGAAGTTAATGCCAATAATTACCAAAAACGTTTAGAGCGTTTTCAGCAAATCGATCCCGAAAGTGATTTAGAATTTTTGCGAGATTTCCAAGATTATACCTTTGAAAAGTATTTACCTCAAGTAGTTAGCGATTATAACAGCCTCAGCGCGGGTTTGAAGTTACTGGATAATGCAATCAAAACGATTGAAGGAATCATCGAAATCGAATAAGCAAGAAATAACCGACAGCAAACGCAGCGCGAAAGTCGTCTCAACGAAACGATATTTATTGTTAGCGCGGGAATTGGGACTGCATCCGCATCGGCTTCCGCGATCGCCAATTTTGCTGCTAGAATCCTAATTAAATTAGCACCCTTTATCCCCGAAGATTCTTATTGGCATTTGTGGATAAGTTATTTCTTCGCTTTGGGATTAAGTTTAGTGGTAGGAATACTCGCAAGTTTGATTACTGGTTGGTTTCTGAAACCAGAATGGAGAAGCAAATATCGAGGTTAAAATGTAGGGAAAAATCCCCTCTAGTTGCCCTTCTATCTACTTTTTGGTTCAATTATTTCTAAGACAGATTTGGGTAAGAGTTTATTTTTAAACCAAACTATTTTTGCGGGAACTTCGTTAATTTTTACGCCCGCTTTTTCTAAATTTAAACGTTCGGAAACTGCTAAAATTAAATTATCTCGAGCGGATTTTCTAACTTGAGAAAATTTCTTTTGTAAATATTCGGGTCGCCAGTAACCAACTATTTCTAGTAAGTATTCTCTCCCGTCAGGATGCACCAAACGAAAATCAGGAATCATCACGCTACCAGGAATAGGAATTAAGTCTACTTCTCTTTCTAGTTTCCATTCGGTTTTCGTTTTTTGCCACTTTTTCGCAAAGGATTCTTCAATCATACTATCATAAGGTTTTCCTGGGGGATAATGACTGACTAATTCACAGTTATCTTGTAAGGTGAAATAGCCTGTTTTTGGTTGACCTGTGTAATAATCTTTATTTTCTAATTTGGCTTTTAAACTCCATTTGCTGACGTGCAATAAGGCTGGTAACATTTTCGCTAAGGCTAATCCATAGCGAGTGCTAGGTTTAAATAAGCTTACGGGTCCGTCAATGGTAATTGTAAATCCTTGGTCGGCATCTCCTTCGATATATGCCATTAATTGAAATAACTTTAAATAGCGAAATAAAAGTTTGTATTCGCCTGGATCATTACGGTGAGCGTTGATTATAATATTACTAGCACGATAAAAAATCCCTTGAACTTGAGCTAAGTTATAACGATGTAAAAGGGCTTCGGGCGTTGGTTCGTCGAATTGCGTTAAAATGCGATTTTCTTGTAAGTCGGCGTAAAGTCCTTTAATAATTTCGTCGGGTAAAACTTCTCGCTTGAGTTTTTGAGATAAACTACTAGCTAAAGTTTCCAGTGTTTGAGGACGATTTGCAGGGGTGGGTGTGGTAGTTGCAGCTTGAGCAAAAACTCGCTGACGCAACAATTGCGGTTCGAGGGGTGAGACAATTTCAAAGGTGGAAAAGCTATTTTTGAGGATGTGAGCTAGTCCCCGTCGGGTGCGATAATCAGGGTTGTCTGCTTCTTGTTCTTGTAATTGGCGATCGAGTGAGGCTTGGGTATCGGCGATCGCGTCTTTGAAACAAGTGATAATTTCACTAGCAAGGGATTTTGCTCTCGAATCGATGGGTATTCGTTTGGGAATGACAGTTTCGCCGTTTTGTCTGTTGATTAGTAGTTCGCTGGGCAGCATTTGAGGTATTTTAGGTTATGTTAGATCGACTTCATACACTTTATCGAGCTTTGGAATGCAGACCAGATAGCTACCACGATTGGTATCGACAAGCTAATGTATTATGGGAGCAGGAACGCTACGAAGAGGCTTTGTCTAGTTACGAGAGGGCTTTAGATTATTATCCTCAAGATTATTGGGCTTGGTATCGACGCGGTAAGGTTTTGGAGTGTTTGGGTTATTTCCGAGAGGCGGTTGAGAGTTATCAGCAAGCGGCTGAAATACGCCCAAATGATTACTGGGCTTGGTATAGTCAAGGGTGGATTTATCTGGAAGAATTAGAAGAATACGAAAAGGCGATCGCTTTTTTTGACAAAGCTTTATCAATTGAACCCCAAGACTATTGGGGATTATATCGCAAAGGTGAATCTTTACGCCTCTTAGAGCGCTATTCCGAAGCAATTGCTTGCTATGAGAGAATTCTCGATTTGCGCCCTCACGATTTCTGGACGTGGTATCGTCAAGGTGATTGTTTCCGTAGTCTGGGAGAGTTACAATCAGCTCTGGAATGCTACGATCGCGCTTTAGAAACAAAACCAGAGGATCATTGGGCTTGGTATCAGCGTGGAAATATTTTACAACAACAAGAGCGATTTTCTGACGCGATCGCTGCTTACCAGCAAGCTGTAAAATTTGACCCAGAAGCCGATTTTGCTTGGTACGATTTAGCTTGTTGCTATGCTTTGCGAGGAGATCGAGAAAAATCTCTGGCATCATTAAAAGAAGCGATCGCACTTTACCCAGAAAGATATCAACTTGAAGCTGTATCTAATTCAGATTTCGATAATTTACGCCAAGACGAACAATTTAATAGTTTACTGCAAAGCTAATATTTTAGCCCGCGTAGGGGGAACCTAGTCCGTGTAGCCTATCCTTCAGTCGTCGGAGTTTAGTCAATCGGTAAAATTCTGACTCGAAAACGGTTTAAATCAATAGTAATTAAAGCACCAGCTTCTAGTTCTGATTCAAAGCGACGCAGTGAGTCAATGATGATAGTTTCTATGCTACTAGGAAATATATCTTGAGTTCGTACTTGAATGACACTAGGCGATCGCACTTGTGTTACAGCTAAGATAGCTCCAAAATCGAGGTCATTAGTGAAAATAACGTAACCATTCGTATTTGCCCATGTAATTATATCGCGATCGGGCGCAGCAGGATCTCCCACTTTAGACCAGTGAACTCAAAGTTGTGTTTTTCAAACACTTTTACCCACTCAGGTGAGAGATTCATATCGATGAGAATTTTCATTTTACTTCTAGGGATATTTCCCTTTCTTCAACTCTCCATGCTGCATAACTAAGAGCTTCATAAATGTCTGCTTCTTCAAGGTATGGATAAGCTTGCAAAATTTCTGGAACAGAATGACCAGATGCCATTAAACTAACAATGGTACTGACAGTTACCCGCATTCCTCTAATGCAAGCTTTTCCACCCATAACTTCAGGATTTCGAGTAATTCGAGAAAGTTGTTTCATGGTTAATATAATATTTTCTCCTCTTGAAAAATTGGTAACTGATTACTGATAACTGATTTGAGTCATGCGCTCAAAAACCAAACGAGACATCTGCGGAAAAATATTCCAGTTTTGAGCGTAAGCGCGATCGCTAGCAAAAACAGCTAAAATATAAGCAGTTCGCCCATCTTTAGTTGACACAAATGCCACTTCATGTCTCCCCGTAGAAGTCCAACCTGCTTTAGAAAAGAAATACACATCTTCAGGTAAAGACTCTCCAAAAAAGCCTCGCACTGGGTTAAAAACTCCCGGTGCAGCTTCAAGATTTTGCCAAACTTGAGGGTTTAAATCTCTTGCTAATAAACTCATCATTTCTTCACTAGCTCTGGCTGAAATTGCTCGTCTGGTAACAATTTCATACATCAATCTTGCTGCTTGCTCGGTAGTAATTAAATTACGCAAAACACCGTTAGCAGTTTGCCGCATTTGTCGCTCGCGTCCCGTTGGTTTTTGCTGATTTAAGTATAAAATAGGATAAGTTTTGTGCGCTATATCAAGATTTTGGTAGCCTGCTTTTTGGAAAAACCGATTGATTTGCGTGCGCTTTTTTAGCCAAGTTTGATATTCTTCACCCGTTAATTCTCCCCCCGGTTCAGTATTAGTAACTGCATCAATAATCCGGCTAGCAGCATCATTTTCTGACTCAGTAACCATTTTTTGCAAATCAGTCATTAATTGCTGTTCTGGCGTTAACAATCCCGCTTCTAGTTGTCCGGAAAAAGCTACCAACCAAAACAATTTTACCACACTAGCAGGATATCTAAATTGTTCTTGTTGATATCCGGCGATTTCGCCAGAATTAACATTAATTAAAGTAACTGATAACCCAGCTTGAGTAAGTTTTTTACTCGCAGCTAAACTGACAACTTCATCAACAACAGTTTGTAAGTTTTGACTGGCTTGAAAATTAGGAGCAATAGTAGCATTATAAACCAATTCTCCGTTTTCCATCCTCAGTTTAGGAGTAGGGACAGAAGAAGGTGCTATAGTTGGTGGGACTAAGTTGCGTTCGAGTTTAGGAAGAATTGCGAGAGTAGCGATCGCTGCTAACAATGCTACAATCGTCATTAGTTTACCGAAGATTCCTCGATCGGAAGATTTAGCTTTTTGTCGGGGAACAGATGGGGCATAATTAGATGTAGCCTGAGCGGGAGAAGAAGCTGCTGTAACTTGGGCTGAATTTGCTTTTATTTCCGCTTGAGCAGGAAAAAACAAACTTAAAATTAGCCGCGAAAAAATCCACCAACCAGCCCGGAAAATTAAAACTATTAACTCGCTCAGTTTCGCCAAAAACCACCAACAACCGCGCAAACTTAGAACTATAATTTTGATAATTCCATAAGATACTAACCAACCTCCTTGGAAAAATATTTGGATTAAATTGAGGTAAAATCGTACTTGTTTATAATTTATCTTTGAGCGAGACTTTCGTTTTGGTTTTGTTCGTTTCCGAATTTGAGTTGAGCGTTTTTTGGTTTGCTGAGGTAAATTTCGCTTTAAGTAAGCTATTTCTTGACGCAGTTGGATATTTTCTTGTCGCAGTTGATAAAGACTCAAATAAGCTCGATCTAGCTCCGAGCGCAGATCGGCAATTTCTTCATAAGGACTATACCAGTCTAACTTTTCTTGCTGCTTCACTGTAGCTCAAGTTTCCTCAAATTTGCTCTGAACAGAAACACATCCATTATTGTTATAAAGGTAGTATACTACGTCTTTCTACAAATTTTCTTACTTTCTTGACAAAAAAGCAATTATTTGCTTATTCATATTTCTTTATTTGGTGGCTTGGAAAAGAAAATCCAAGTGTTGAAAATTGCCGCGATCGCGAAAAGCGCAAACGATAGCCAAAAACCGAATTCATAAGTTATTCCTAAAAAACCTTCACCTTTAATTAAAGCTTCCCGCGCTATTTTAACCTTCAGTAGCCACAGCAAAATCGCTCCAATTAAACCCATTATTGCGGGGATAATCGCCTTTTTTTTCAACTTCAAAAAACTCGTAGCTAACCCAACAAAACCACAAATAAATGCGGTAGTTGCCAAAGGTTCGGGCGGAAATTTTTCTTGGTCAAATTCTCCAATAAACAAGCTAGGTTTTTCAATGTTGGTACCTACTGCAAGCTGAATACCGGTGAGCTTAACTATTACTCTTTTTTCACAAGAAACTGTCACAAAAGGAAGAAAAAAACAAATTAAAATTAGTGCAAAAATTGCTGGAGATAGTTTCTTGTTCATTAATAGCATAGACCCCAGAATGTCCGCCTACTTATAAAATACAAAAATAAATCGCCAATTTAATTAACCATTTATTGCCAATTATTGAGCGATCCTCTCAGCAAAAGTTTTCTGAGCTTCCGGAGAACCTATATATCGCCAATGCCAAGGTTCGTAACTAATCCCTTGAGGATTATTCTGAGGAAAAGATAACTCAAAACCAAAATTTTGAGCATTCATTTTTAACCATTGATAAGCTGGTGTATTTTCAAATTCACGAGTAATATCTCGGTTAGGAAAATTCCCATCAGTCAAATCAATTGCATAACCTGTATGATGTTCGCTATAACCAGGAGGTGCAGATACTTTGGCTGCATTTTCTTCCGATCCTCGACGTTTAACTTGAGCTTCAAATAACTGTTTTTGGGCTTTGAGCGTCCGAAATCCCGACACAGGTACGAGCCAAATACTATCTTGTCGAGCAGCATAAATCATCTTCATTAATTCTTTTGCTGCTTCGGGGTGAAGAGACTCAAATCGTTGATATTCTCCGGTACCATAGCTAGAAATTACTGTCATGACATCTGGCTCGGCTTCGGGATAGTGAAAATGTCCATATAAGCTTTCACGATCGCCGATTTCAATTGGAGTTTCTGTTGGTAGTTGATTTTCCTCAGTCGCTGTTTCTGAAGAATCATTGGTTGTTGATTCTAGTAAAAAATAATGCGTCAATAATCCCGCAGCTATTGCTAAGACAAAAATTATTATTAAAGGAACCAAGATGGTTTTAAAGCGGCGGAAATATCCTCTTAAATATTTCATAATCGAGTTTATTCGGAAATTTCCGAACTAGCTATCTTCCATTTGCCATCTACTTGTTCTAACTCGTAGATTACTGTAACTGTACCAAATCCGCTTCTGGCTGGATCGATTCTGCCATTTCTTTTTAATGTTTGTTGTTCGGTAACTTTGACTGTAATTTCTGCGCGATCGCCGTTGCTAGTAAATCCTTCCACACCATCGATTCTTTGTTCGCCGTATTCATAGAAAGCATTATTATTTTCTAACCATTCAATTGAGCCACCTACACCAGCCGTTTGCTCGAATTGCTCCCCAGTAGTAATTTCTGCTGCAATTTGGCGATCGTAAGGTGGTGCAAACATTAATTGTTTGGCTTCTAACCAACGATTAATTAAGCTGAGAGCATCTTGTTGAGTAAAAGATGAAGTATCAGTAGGATTTACTGAGTTAGGATTATCAACTCCGGTTCGATCGGGAAAGGCGATAATCGCGATCGCCCCTACTGCAAGAATACCAATTGTACTTCCCACGATCGCTGGTTTGAGCCAATTAGGAAAATTAGCAGTGTGGTTATTACTAGATTTTAGTTGGGAAGGAGGAGATAAAGTTGGTGACGATCGCTGTTTCGCAATCGTTTCTGGAGGTATTGTAGGAGGAATCCCCTTTGACTGAGGTTGTAGCGCTGCTAGCATTTCTAAAGCGTGAGAATAGCGATCGCTTGGATGACTAGCAATGGCTTTATCGATAACTGCGGCGAAATTAGGAGTAACCGTCGGTGCAAGCGATCGCCAATTAATTTCTCCTGTCGTGCGATCGTTAGGTAACTCTTGGGGTATTTTCCCTGTCAGCAAATAAATCGCAGTCAACCCTAAACTATATAGATCGCTAGCATACACTGGTCGTCCTGCGGCTTGTTCGGGAGGCATAAAACCTGGAGTCCCCACTACAATTGAAGGTTGTAAATTACCCTCAGCACTAATAATTGTACCCACTGCTTCCTTCACGGCACCGAAATCAATTAGCACTGGCATTCCATCCGAGAAACGCAAAATAATATTATCTGGTTTAATATCTCGGTGAACGATTTGCTGGCTATGCACGTAATCCAAAACAGGCAAAATACCCGTTAAAATCTCTTTAACTGTATTTTCAGCAAGAATTCCTTCGTTTTGCAACTTTTTTGTGAGCGTAGTTCCTTCGATCCATTCTTGCACCAAAAAAAACTCACCCTCAGACTCTAAATAAGCATACAAAGAGGGAATTTGCTTGTTTCCCTCTCCCAACTTTTCCAAAATCACTGCTTCCCGCTTAAACCTTTCTTGGACAATAGCAAACACCTGTGGGTTATTCGTCATTGGTTTCAGTTGCTTGAGCGCACACTTTCTCGCCGAAGGAAGATGTCGATCTTCAGCAAGAAAAGTTTCCCCAAATCCACCACTGCCCAAAGAGCGAAGAATTAGATAGCGATTTTCTAGGATCGAGTCCAACATTTGCCCTTACCGTGCGGTTATTTTCAACAATAACATTCCTGCACCTAAGCTGGCAGCGATCGCTCCTCAAAACTTTGCATCTATTTAGCCTGGGGAATTTCTACCACGAATTCAGATCCTTGACCCGGATTTGAGTTACAAAATAACAATCCTCCATGTTTGTCAACCACAATTGAATGAGAAATAGATAAACCCATTCCCGTTCCTTTACCTATTGGTTTCGTGGTATAACATGGTTCAAAGATTTTTTTTTGCTTATCTAACGGAATTCCTAGCCCATTATCGATAATCTTCACTCTTACCCGTTGCCCTACTTTTTCGGTACAAATCCGAATTGTAGGTTGATTTTTTTTACCAGTTAAACTGTTATCTTGAAAATACTCTTCTAAACTATCTATACCATTACTGAGCAAATTCATAAAAACTTGATTAATTAAGCCAGCATAACACTCAACTAAAGGTAAATTTCCATATTCTTTAATAATTTTAATACCGGGAAAACCGCTTTTCGCTTTCAGTCGATGCTGCAAAATCAGTAATGTACTATCAAGCCCATCATGAAGATCTACTTTTTTCTTCTCCGCTTCATCCAATCGAGAAAAGTTACGCATCGATTTAATAATATTTCGGATGCGATTTGCTCCCATTTCCATGCTACGCATTAAGCTGGGTAAATCTTTTTTTAAATAATCTAGTTCTATTTCTTCAATACATTTCTTTATTGCTGGTGAATACTCCGGATACTCCTGTTGATAAATTTCCACTAACTTTAGTAAATCTTTTAAGTATTTTTCCACGAAGCTCAGATTAACTGAAATGAAAGTCAAAGGATTATTAATTTCGTGGGCTATTCCTGCTGACATCTGCCCCAAACTAGATAATTTTTCCGCTTGAATTAATTGATACTGAGTTGTTTGTAACTGTTGTAAAGTTTGTTCCAGTTGTAAGGCTTTTTCTCTTTCTCTAGCTTCTGCGACTCTTTGAGCTGCCTCGCTACGCTTACGGTCTGTCAAATCGCGTATAATGACAACAACCTCCTCGCGATCGCCAGGAATATACCGAGCTTCATAATATTGCCAACATTCTTTTCCTGGCAACATTAATTCTCCTTGCTTTACTTCCCCAGTCGCTAGGCTTTCTTCCAAATAGTAGCGCGTCCATTGAGTTAAATCCTCAGACAAAACTTCCTCAATTTTTTTACCCTTAATATCAATATCCGCAGGGAAAAAGGAATCTTCTTTATTTGAACCAGGGAAATAATCTAAAAATATTCCTTCTTTATTAAGTCGAAAAATTAGATCGGGAATCGCTGTTAAAATCTGTTTATTTTTCGCTTCAATTTCGTGTTTTTCTGCCTCTAATTTTAGCTGACAGCGCCGATCCCGAGCAATGATACTAAACCCTTCAATTTTGCCATAATTTAAGCAATTAAGTAGCAAGCTCAGACTTACAGGAATTTCTTCACCATCCTTTTTCAATAAGCTTGTTTCCCCTTGCCAAAATCCTGTTTGTAGGGCTTGACTAAATCCCAAATCAGCAAAAATTTTTAGTGTCTTTTTTGACCAAAAATTAGTAATTTTTAACTGGGTGATATCTTCGTTTTCACTCAAGCCCACTAATTGGCGCCCAGCACTATTCAAATAAAGCAGCTTACCTTCATTGTCGCAGATGCAAACAAAATCTGCGATCGCTTCTAAAATATTTCCCGATACTTTTAACTTTAACTCACTAGATAAATAGCTATTTGACAATTGCATACAGTTCGAGAAAATTTGGCTCGCCTGGACATAGTTGGCTTGGGTGTACATTTTGATTTATCCCTTGAGTCTTTTATTCAACTCTTTTCTTTGTTTCAAAGCATTTCAGCTTTGAAATAACTCGCTAATTTCCCTTTACTTCGATCGAAATAAGCTAATTTAGTAGTTCCTTCAACCGCTTTTTAGTATTTCCCGAAATTAGCCAACAAAAAATCATTTAGTACCTGGTTTGCTTGCTCGTTGCTCTTGTCTTTGCCCAATTTCGCTTCTCAGGTTTGATCTGACTTTTTAATTTTACCTTCGGTTTTTTTGTGATTATTTTTGGCTTGACTTTTTTGTTTGTTTATTCTTAATTTATAAACATACCAAGCTACATAATTCAGACAATTATAGCAATTTTTTTCCTAATTGTCAAGTTGAATTTTAAAATATGTTTTTTTTCAATTTGTCCGTATCCAAGAACACAAAAATCCCTAAAATAAAGTTAATTTACTTGCGGATTAATTATCCTTGATTAGGAGTTCATTGAAAATCCGAAAAATCACGGAAATAGAGCGATCTTGGTAAACTAGAACAAGTGCTTTCGCGCAAGACAATTTTAGTTTAACCAGTACGACGCTAATGCTAGCAAAAAATATCTCAAGAAAAGAAAGAAATGACTAGTCAAAGCAGCAAGCGAACAGTTGTTAGCAGCAATCCCTACATTGTGCTTAATAATCAGGGACAAATATTAGGACCATTGGAACTAACCAAACCAAAGCATATTCTAGGGAGAGATTCAAATCGAGCAGATTTAGAAGTTCCTGTTGATTGGAACGTAGTTTCTAGCGTCCACGCAATTTTCCAGCAAGTCGGGGAAGAATACCAAATTTTTGACGGTGATGGTGTTAAACCAAGTACCAATAAATTATACGTCGAGAGGAAATTAATTACGCCCACAGAAGGCTATCTTCTCCAACATAATACCGAACTTCAAATCGGTCAAAACCCCAAAAATTTGCTTATTCTAACTTACTACAATCCTAACCGTGCAGGAAATGTTAAAGTACCAGCACAGCGTTTTATTTCTTTAGGTAATCGTTCAGTTTTATTAGGACGAGATCCCCATGCTAACCTGCAACTAGATGCACCGACAGTTTCTCGTCGTCATGCGATTATTGATAAAGACAATCAAGGACGTTATATTCTCCACGACCATAGCACCAACGGTGTTTTTGTCAACGATCGCCGCGCGAACAATTCCACGGTATTACCTCCGGGAGCAAAAATTAATATCGGACCTTATACCCTTGTTTTACAAGGAGATCGTTTAGCGATCGTCGATCGAGGTGATAATATTCGTCTTGATGCTTATAGTTTAGTTAGAGAAGTAAAAGAGAAAAAAGGTCACCTAAAAACACTTTTAAACAATATTTCTTTACCAATCGAACCCGGACAATTTGTCGCTTTAGTCGGTGGAAGTGGTGCAGGTAAATCCACCTTAATGCGCACTTTATTAGGAATCGATCCCACCACAAGCGGTAAAGTATTTTTGAATGGAGAAGACCTCCGCAAAAACTTTAACATTTATCGGACTCAGATCGGTTATGTACCGCAAGACGACATTATTCACCGCGAATTAACTGTCGAAGAAGTATTAACTTACGCGGCTAAATTACGACTACCTCCCGATATCGATCTCAAAAATATAGTCGAAAAAACTGTCAGTCAAGTTGAAATATCTCATCGCCGAAATACACTCGTGAGTCAATTAAGTGGCGGTCAGCGCAAACGAGTTAGTATTGGTGTAGAATTACTTGCCGATCCCAAATTATTTTTCCTTGATGAACCCACATCCGGACTAGATCCCGGTTTAGACAAAAAAATGATGTTATTGTTACGGAAATTAGCGGATCAAGGAAGGACAATTATCTTAGTTACCCACGCCACAACCAATATAACATTATGCGATCGCATTGTCTTTCTCGGTCAAGGTGGAAAATTATGTTATTTTGGACTACCCCAAGAAGCAATTTCCTTTTTCGGCATTTCTAGTGGTGATTTCGCCGATATTTATAATTTTTTAGAAGATCCCAGCCAAGTAGATGACGCCACCAATAACTTTCGCAACTCTAACCACTACCAGCGTTATATCAGCGATCGCCTCAGTTTTGCCAGCCAGCAACCAGGAGATTCCCCACCCCAAAAAGTGCGGCGATCGTTTTTTCCACAACTTATTCTTTTAACCCAACGTTACTGTCAATTAATTATTCGCGATCCCGTTAACTTAGTTTTAAACTTATTAACAGCACCAATTGGAATCTTCTTAATTACCTTCGCCATTCGCGACCAAGAACCATTTATTTTAGGTACTGAAGATGACCCTAGTTTAGCACCTTTAGCCTTGCGCGTTTTATTTGTTTTTACCTCTGCGGCAATTTGGGTCGGACTTTCTAGTTCTTTACAAGAAATTGTCAAAGAATCAGCAATTTATCTACGAGAACGACTAGTAAATTTAGGCTTATTTGCTTATCTTGGTTCAAAAGCAATTGTTCTTGGTGGATTAGCCATTTTACAAAGTATGCTCGTAGTTCTAGTTATTCTTCTCGGCTTTGCATCACCCGAACCAGATTTAATTCCTTGGTTTCTCGGATTAGAAATAACTACTTTTTTGACTTTATTTACTTCGATTTCCTTGGGATTAATGGTATCAGCAATTGTCAAAAATAGTTCCCAAGCAAATAGCGCCTTACCTTTATTATTATTACCCCAAATAATCTTTGCTGGCGTATTATTCAAAATGGAAGGCGTAGGCAAAATAATCTCTTGGTTAATGTTAAGTCGTTGGTCAGTAGCAGCCTACGGAAGTTTAGTTAACGTCAATAGTTTAGTTCCAGAAGCTCAAATATTACCTGATGGTAGCACAATTCCCCTACCATTTGAAACCACGCCAATTTACGATCCAACTTGGAAAAACTTAGGTTTAAACTGGGGAATTTTAATCTTACACGCAGTTATTTATTTAGCAATAACTTGGGTAGTTCAAAAGTGGAAAGATATCTTTTAATTCTGCATAAATATCTAGAAAAATCTTTTTTAGGATTAAGCCGACTGAAAACCACAAACAACCTAAATCGCGAATTAATTTGCCATTTATTATTCTGTTTCTACCCGATCGTTTAATCTAAAAAGTATGCTTAATTTCAAACGCCAACTTCCGCAAGCAAAGCTTGCATTTGCGACCAACTTAGTCCTTTTTGAATGTAATCAGGTACATGAGGATTAAAAGGACTTTTCGCCCTATCTACCCGGATAATTTTTGCCGTATCTGGCAATATAGGAACATCCGGATCGAAAGCAGTTGGACGCATTAAAGAACTAGAAAAACCTTTAAA contains:
- a CDS encoding DUF433 domain-containing protein, with translation MKQLSRITRNPEVMGGKACIRGMRVTVSTIVSLMASGHSVPEILQAYPYLEEADIYEALSYAAWRVEEREISLEVK
- a CDS encoding protein kinase domain-containing protein, translated to MLDSILENRYLILRSLGSGGFGETFLAEDRHLPSARKCALKQLKPMTNNPQVFAIVQERFKREAVILEKLGEGNKQIPSLYAYLESEGEFFLVQEWIEGTTLTKKLQNEGILAENTVKEILTGILPVLDYVHSQQIVHRDIKPDNIILRFSDGMPVLIDFGAVKEAVGTIISAEGNLQPSIVVGTPGFMPPEQAAGRPVYASDLYSLGLTAIYLLTGKIPQELPNDRTTGEINWRSLAPTVTPNFAAVIDKAIASHPSDRYSHALEMLAALQPQSKGIPPTIPPETIAKQRSSPTLSPPSQLKSSNNHTANFPNWLKPAIVGSTIGILAVGAIAIIAFPDRTGVDNPNSVNPTDTSSFTQQDALSLINRWLEAKQLMFAPPYDRQIAAEITTGEQFEQTAGVGGSIEWLENNNAFYEYGEQRIDGVEGFTSNGDRAEITVKVTEQQTLKRNGRIDPARSGFGTVTVIYELEQVDGKWKIASSEISE
- a CDS encoding M15 family metallopeptidase, which gives rise to MKYLRGYFRRFKTILVPLIIIFVLAIAAGLLTHYFLLESTTNDSSETATEENQLPTETPIEIGDRESLYGHFHYPEAEPDVMTVISSYGTGEYQRFESLHPEAAKELMKMIYAARQDSIWLVPVSGFRTLKAQKQLFEAQVKRRGSEENAAKVSAPPGYSEHHTGYAIDLTDGNFPNRDITREFENTPAYQWLKMNAQNFGFELSFPQNNPQGISYEPWHWRYIGSPEAQKTFAERIAQ
- a CDS encoding serine hydrolase, whose amino-acid sequence is MKQQEKLDWYSPYEEIADLRSELDRAYLSLYQLRQENIQLRQEIAYLKRNLPQQTKKRSTQIRKRTKPKRKSRSKINYKQVRFYLNLIQIFFQGGWLVSYGIIKIIVLSLRGCWWFLAKLSELIVLIFRAGWWIFSRLILSLFFPAQAEIKANSAQVTAASSPAQATSNYAPSVPRQKAKSSDRGIFGKLMTIVALLAAIATLAILPKLERNLVPPTIAPSSVPTPKLRMENGELVYNATIAPNFQASQNLQTVVDEVVSLAASKKLTQAGLSVTLINVNSGEIAGYQQEQFRYPASVVKLFWLVAFSGQLEAGLLTPEQQLMTDLQKMVTESENDAASRIIDAVTNTEPGGELTGEEYQTWLKKRTQINRFFQKAGYQNLDIAHKTYPILYLNQQKPTGRERQMRQTANGVLRNLITTEQAARLMYEIVTRRAISARASEEMMSLLARDLNPQVWQNLEAAPGVFNPVRGFFGESLPEDVYFFSKAGWTSTGRHEVAFVSTKDGRTAYILAVFASDRAYAQNWNIFPQMSRLVFERMTQISYQ
- a CDS encoding tetratricopeptide repeat protein encodes the protein MLDRLHTLYRALECRPDSYHDWYRQANVLWEQERYEEALSSYERALDYYPQDYWAWYRRGKVLECLGYFREAVESYQQAAEIRPNDYWAWYSQGWIYLEELEEYEKAIAFFDKALSIEPQDYWGLYRKGESLRLLERYSEAIACYERILDLRPHDFWTWYRQGDCFRSLGELQSALECYDRALETKPEDHWAWYQRGNILQQQERFSDAIAAYQQAVKFDPEADFAWYDLACCYALRGDREKSLASLKEAIALYPERYQLEAVSNSDFDNLRQDEQFNSLLQS
- a CDS encoding DUF790 family protein, with the protein product MLPSELLINRQNGETVIPKRIPIDSRAKSLASEIITCFKDAIADTQASLDRQLQEQEADNPDYRTRRGLAHILKNSFSTFEIVSPLEPQLLRQRVFAQAATTTPTPANRPQTLETLASSLSQKLKREVLPDEIIKGLYADLQENRILTQFDEPTPEALLHRYNLAQVQGIFYRASNIIINAHRNDPGEYKLLFRYLKLFQLMAYIEGDADQGFTITIDGPVSLFKPSTRYGLALAKMLPALLHVSKWSLKAKLENKDYYTGQPKTGYFTLQDNCELVSHYPPGKPYDSMIEESFAKKWQKTKTEWKLEREVDLIPIPGSVMIPDFRLVHPDGREYLLEIVGYWRPEYLQKKFSQVRKSARDNLILAVSERLNLEKAGVKINEVPAKIVWFKNKLLPKSVLEIIEPKSR